The window GCCAGGCACATGcactttttgtcttttataacaGGTGCTTTATATATCAATTACAGAGTAAAACACCGGTTTCAcacctatttcttcctttctcattggTAGTTAATTCTTCCTCCTTGTGCTACACCTAATGGAGAAGTGAAGGCTGGTGGTCAGTGGTCCTATGCTGGCTGGAACATACGGTTTCCCTGCCCCAGGGGTGCTCAGCCCCACAGCTTGTGCGATTTGACTATTGCCCTTGAACGAATGTCCCCTATTTTCTTACAGGAGGTAAACATCAATGCAATTTCGAAGGATAAAGTATATACACAATTTTATTCAATACTTTATATTATGCTACAAATATGTACaatttcaataataaattaagaataaatgaaCGAAATAAGTACGAAGACAGTTCATAGACACCATGTTGCTCAATGACAtttttctgccttcatttctAAGAGTTCGTGTGATCCAAGATTCCAGATTGTCCTCTtgttaaaaaaattggggcaGCATGCAAGAAATGAGGAGTTTCACAGCCTCTAAGCCGCAGGAAGATGGTTGCTAACAGTAGAAATGCTGAAGGGGATCAATCACAATCAAGAGTTGATAAACATTTGTACAATATGTACAAAACTCTGCAGAAATTCTTTAATGTTCTTTTCCTCCAGTTCCTCACATTCTTTGCATCCTGTTTCAGTTATATTCTAGTGAATAAGAAGAAAGGATTAGATTGCAAAGACTACTGTATCCCTTTCCTGGGAATATCACATCATTTGAACCATACAGTGAGGTCTTGAGACATAAAAACTTTGGCACATTAATGTCATATTTGGAAAAACCACTGGAAAAAACTGGGAGATCTGGTTTAGGCTTATTTTTCCTATAATGGGTTAAGGACATTGGAGAAATAAGCCATGTCTATCAGACCATGGACTTCCTGCTTAGAGCCCTTCAGTAGTTTCTGATCATCTACCCCATAAAGACCATGCCTCCCTTGCATGGGACACAGGCCCTCCTTGAGGGGTTCCTCACCTGTTTCTTTCACCTGTCCCCACCACCTCCAATGACATACCCTAAGTACAATGAGCTCATGCCTTTACCCCCACATACACATCATGCTATTAGATGCCTCACtgcctttgttcttctctctgcATATTCCACACTTGCTATTTTAGCTACCACTACTCAGGCTGAGATTACTCAGGTCCTATCTCCATTAGGAAGGCATTCCTAAACCTAGGAGTTCCCCAGGTTGGGCTAAATGTTCCATCTTTACATTCTCAGAACTCTCCCTCATATATCAATCATATcacatcatatcatatcatatcatatcatatattgATATTAGGGagttttttgatttttatacCACTAGTCTCTAGGCTTTTCTAAGAGCACAAGGCcacatatttttgtttccctagcCTTTAGCATAAGGCCTAGCACATAGTATTCCCCCAGTCATTGCTGGTTGAACTAAACTATTTAGGTGAATACCACAAATTGTAATTCAAACACCGTTTCATGGATAACTAGAATATTCCGAATGTAGTAATCATAAATAAACTACTTAGAGATCATCCAAACCAGGAAAGCTGTACCAGCAAAAATCAAAATTAGATCTTATGTCCATTAAGCACTTGAAATTCAGATTCACCAACATTTATCAAGCACATACTCTATGCCAGGGACTGTCATATTCTATGTAGTGCTGTCCTATTTGAAAATAATCATGTCAGATAGCAAGGCAGAGATATTACACGATGCATCTCAGTTGACATAACCAGTGAAATGCTCTACATCCGGCTCTTCTGACTACAGTCTTGCCAGCTCCTTCTACTACACGTGCTACACATACCAGGCCATGATGACGGTGACTGTGAACATGCACATTGAATATTCTACCAATAACAGAGAGGTTAACAGAGAGGTATCACAAGAGTATTTTAAACATCAGTATaggcatttcataaatatattaagtGTCTAGAATATGCCCGGCATTGTTCTGGGAGCTGGGATACAgctctaaaacacacacacatatacacagacacacagaaatacCTGCCCCTTAGACACTGACATTCTAGTAGGGAAAAGCAGACAAGTAAGTAAAATGTCAGATAGTGGGGCgtgcagagaaggggacaggatgTGGGGGTGGATTGCAACTGTGAAGAGGTGACATCACTGAGAAGGAGACATTTAAGCAAAGACCTTAAAGCAACCTGGCATTTTTAGAGCAGTTCAGGGTGTCCAGCCCTACTCGCTCAGAGGGTCTTGGAACATTCAGTTACCTCTGCCTGTAAACATACTTCCCCAGATAGGAGGCTCATTCCCTCATGTCTTTCCAAATGTCAGCTTAGCAGGTAAACCTCTAAAATAGAACCCCGGCCCTCTTACCTGCCTTCTTTTTGGCCACTGATTTAATAAATAACTGAGTcattattcatttccttttgcttgctttatttatgATTTACGTTTTACTTATGTCCTTTAAGAGCAGAGACCATGTGTGTTTTTTCACTTCTGTTATCCTAAAGGCCTACAACGAGGCCCCAAAAGTATATGTTAAATTCATGAATTATTGTTATGCCTTCTTTGTTTGTAAAACTTCCTTCTATCCACTCTGCTTTGGCCACTAGTGTTTTGCCATGAAAACCATCATTCTTTtacttcagggcctttgcccagCTCACCCTCAGGCCTGCTGTGGGAGTCCTTCGCATTTTCTCTCCTAGAACCATACTTCTCGTGGTGCATGGCAAGGCCCAAATTCtacttgaatttttaatatttttattattatcctctTGTGGCATTTGTCCTTCCAGTGGATAAGAAGAAGACCTCCCCTGAAGCGAAGCCGCTTGGGTATGAATCTGGCTCCCCTTTTACCAGCTGTGTGGACTGGAGAAAGTGATTCAAGCCCTTGGTGCTCCGATTTCTTCAAccttaaaacagaaacaaggaggggcacctgggcagctcatttggttaagagtctgactcttgatctcggctcaggtcgtgatctcacagttcatgagtttgagccccacatcgggctctgtgctggcagtgtggagcctgcttgggattctgtctctccctctttctccccctttccctcgtgcattctctctctctcaaaataaataaataaacttaaaaaaaaacagaaacaagggtAACTCACAGATTTATTGTGAGGATGTAATGAATCACCATTTAAGCCTCaaagaacagtgtctggcatagaGTAATTACTGAATAAATGTGGATTGCTATTATTGATGCTAAACACTTAACTATGTAATTAGAACGATGTCTATCCACTGCACCTGGTGATAAACACCTTGGGGCCAACGACCTCACTGGTTCATCACTGTCACTCTAGCACAAAAGGGCCTGGAATCAcgcagtaaatgtttgttgaatgaatacactGATAGACCACTTTAGGATTTTGGACACACTATTGATGGTGCCAGTTCTGAAGGTCACTCCGCTGGCATTAACTCCCTCTCCCAAGTGCCTCTTCGGACAATCTGCTTGTTCATTACATCCAGCTAATGACTTCTCCCAACCAAGACATAAACATCTGATATAGCTCTGTATGACTATTGGGTAACTCACCCTGTTAGAAGATAAACCGCTGTTTGCTAGGATAATAATGTTTTCTACTGTTTGATGAATGGTCTCGTTTTTGGACTCAAGCGAAATAACATGTAACTCCAGGAGAAAGCACTTCATCGCTGTTACTTTGCAATTGGGCTaaaaaaagagttacaaagaatcactttgaaaaaaaagtatctttccaTTATGCACTTTTACATAGAtgcaattttgatttttttaaaaagttaatccaaatattttataaagaaacacaaaacccCTAAGAAGTTTTACACAGGAGGcaattttttgctttgttttgtttttaaatcaaaaccaaaacagacaataaaacaaTCTAAAAAGATGGCAATAGCatacagaagaaagaacacaaagctagaaaacatggaaataacaGGCCACTTTTTCTCAATGAGAGCATTTCCTCCTTGTAAAAGGGTAGTAATACCAGCCTGAGACTCTCAAAACATTAGTATAGATAGTCTgctaaaagaatttttagaatCAGACTGTACTGTTAATATCTGAAACAGTGACAGCTGCTGGTCATGCTAGTTCCATAAGTCCCAGAGCTCCAGGGGCAGAAGAAATCCCAagaaatttattagaaaaatcaGGGTAGGAGTACTGCCCATTCACGGGCTGGCCACATCAGAAAGGTACCTTTCAGATACCACAAAAATATGTTTCCCACAATAGTGACTTTAACAAAATCcccaacttaaaagaaaagaagcattaATGATCATCTGGGGATGTGACCATGGATTGTCTGACTTTAGGTTCTCACTGCCTTGTACAATGCCTGGGATCCTACAGGCACTTCCAGAATGCTTACAGAATGGatgaagggaggagggaacacACCCACATTCCTGGCATTGGCCATATTCCTTATCTCCCACAGCAGCTGCTCAGGATTGCAAGGGTAAATACCATCCCCACAGATAGATacgtaggtaggtaggtaggtaggtaggtaagtaggtagatagataaaataataaataaaactgaggctcataaaTGTTTAGTGACTTCTTAGGCAATGCACCTAGGAAGTGGCTGAATCAGAGTTTACATCTAAATTTCAACCACAGCTTCTTTCTATAAGCCATGAGTTACAAGGTTATCTTCTTGCAAAAAAAGCAATCTCAGGTTGCTGAGTTTGGGTGGTTACCTGCCTGCTCtctactttgaaagaaaaatggaaaacatactAAAGCCTAAGGAGGAAGACAATGTCTATGTGTAGCACCACTATCCAAGGGGTTGATGAATATCTGGTTTTTCTAGCTTGTGGTGAAGCCCTCTTCCCAAAGCTGAAAAAGCCTTCGCAGGTGCAAATTCTTCGATTTCAGAGAAGTTCTAATTGAGCAATCACAGAGAGTGGACTCACTGTTCTCCTCGCACACAACATAGAGTTTGTTTTCCGTGTGGTGAAGAAGTTGGggatttgtttcttgttttttagtaGCCAACTCAGAGGGAAAGAACAGCAACATCGCTAAAATTATACATGCCTTAGGCAATGTCAGTGTATTAATGAAACAAGTTCaagatcattttttaattctGATAGGTTTTATGagctgtgtttatttattttctcacatcgAGAGTAACTGGCCAGAATTCTTTTCTGACAATTGTAGAGATTCATGCAAAATGTGGAACATGAGTGCATTTAAGCAATttgtagaaaatataattaagcGTGGAAATACACTCCAGGACTGGAAACAAGGGCTATGGCGGACAGCTTTAAATTGAATCCATTAACCTGATTTTTGCACTTAATTGCATCATGATCTAATTGcatcataaaatatgtaatatgttttGTTTGACATTGATGGAAAAggctgttttatattttgatttggtACCATTATGAAAATAGCATCTATGTAAGCTCTTTGTCCCCAAGTCCCACAACCTCAACAATTACTTACAAAATGCATTGATCGCATGTTGTCAGAACACAACAAAAGTTAGACTTAAAAACTATACATTCTTCAGTAAGTTTATGAAAATATACTTCTTCAacttttgaaaactggaaaatataacaattttcaaaaaaaaaaactctactcACATGAACATCACTTTCAGTATATAAAGTGGCATCGATATGTAAGgactgaaaggaaacaaaattagataatatgaaaaattatgacCTCCTTTAGATATAGTGAAAACAACTTACtgaacattttaaactttttaaattacatttttttaaattttgagatgaTTTCAGTTTCATAtgcaattataagagaaaatgtaGAGAGATCCCACAAACCCTTCACCATTCCTCAGTGGGAATATCCCGAATGCCATAGTACAATACCATAACCAGGAAACTGACACTCATCCGATCCACCCACCTTGTTGAGATTTCACCAGTTCCATGTGCACTGATGTGGCTATGTAGTTCTACTCAGTTTTACCAGATGTGTAAATTCATGTAACCACCTCCACAGTCAAGGcacagaacagttccatcaccATTAAAATCCTCCTCCCACACTTCCATAGCCCAAACCACCTTTCTCCCTACACATTCCACCCCCCACTTTCTAATCCCTGGCACCCACTTCTCTCATCTCCATTCCTATATCacttcaagaatgttatataagtggaatcatatagtacagAACCTTTTGAAACTGGCTTTTTGAAAAACTTAATAGACTATTCTTTGAGCAGTTGTAGGTTTCTGGAACATGAGAAGAAAGTACAGAAACTTCCCAAACTTCCTTGTCCCCCTGCACAGTTTCTTCTATTATTAGTATCTTGCATTAGCGTGGTACATCTATTACAATTGATGAGCCAATACTGATACATCTGTAACAAAAGTTCATAGATTACATTGGGATTCACTCTcagtgttgtatattctatgaattttaaccaatatataatgacatgtatcgaccattacagtatcacacaaaatagttttattataaaaatcaccTGTGCTCCATCTATtcatctctccctttcctctaaCACCTGGAAACCACTGATGTTTTTACTGTATCCAAAGGACATTCTTATCCATTGGATACATTGTGcatccattggatattcttatcCATTGGACATTCTTATCAAATGGATATATTCTGTATACATTCTTGCAaaatgtcatagagttggaacCATGTTGTAGCCTTtttagattggcttttttcactcagtgaTGTGTTTTtaaggtttctccatgtcttttcatgtctagaagctcatttctttttattgctgaataatattctattgtatggatgtacctCTGTTAGCTTATTCAGACTGGCTTTTTTTCACACAGCATAATACTTTGGAGAGCCATCCAACTTGTTTTATcagtaattttttccttttattttctcagtattaTTCCATGAttaatgtaccacagtttatttacctgTTCAagggcatttgggctgttttcagtttttagctattataaataaaggtCTATGAATGTACATGTGCCTGTTTTCCTGTGGaggtaagttttcatttctctgatatAAATGTTCGAGAGTGCAACTGTTGGATCACGTGGCAAATGTGTTTTATATTGGTggcaaatttgttttataaaaaacacCCAAACTATTTTAGAGTAgctataaaattttacattctcatcagacATATGTGTgatccaatttctccacatccttgccagcatttagcattattacttttaatttaaatattcttacaAGTGTATAGTGATATGTCATTGTCGTTTTAATCTGCAACCTCTAAATAATATGCAGCAATTTATTGGTACTTTCTTCCAGAAAAAAGTCTTGGGGTgatttataatttcttcctttctaatctgccCACGTTTAGTTCTTGTTCTTGCCTTGCCAATTTAGCTAAAGTTCCAACACTGTTTTGAATAAGAGTAGTGAGAGGTGACATATTTGCCTTGTTTCTAATCTCAGCagaaaaacattcagtctttacCCATTATGTATGATGTTAGCTCTAAGTTTTTTGTACATGCTTGGTATCAAGTTGAAAAAGTTACTTCTCTATTTCTGGTTTGCTGAGAAATTTTACTAGGAAcaggtatattttaaaatgctatttctcCATCAATCGATCTGATCATAGGATAGTCTACTTTAGCCTGTTGATAAGGTGGATTACATTGACTGATTTTCCAATATTAAGCAGGTCTTGCATATTTGGAAACAATCCCTTTGGTCAtggtgtgtaattttttttaatacactggtggattttatttgctaatgttttattgagaattttgcatctaaGTCATTAGAagtattttctgctttctcttttggtactgcctttgtctggttttagcaTCTGGGTAATACTTGCCTCCTAATATGAGTTAGAAGAtgttcttctatttttggaagttattgtaaaattggtgttaattcttccttaagtgtttggtagaacaCTCCAGTGAAACCAGCTGGGCGTAGGGATTCGTTTGGGGGAGTTCTTTTTGGCGAATTCAGTGTCTTTAATAGTTATAGTAGTTTGGGGattgtttatttcatctttgttaaattttggtagtttgtgtttttgaGGAATTGGTCTATTTCTTCCAAATTGTCAAATTTAGAGAATAAAgttgtttatagtttttctttattatccttttaatgtctgcaGATTCTGTAGTGATAGTCTCTAATTTCAGTCCTGACATTAATGGTCTATATCATCTCTCTTTTAATCTTTGTCAGTCCTGCtggaagtttatcaattttactgatttttttcccctagtaatGAGCATCATGTTTCATTAagtttctctattgttttcctgatttcaatttcattattttctgcccttatatttactttttctttccttctgcttgtgttaggtttattttgctcttctctcTCCAGTTTTTTGAGGTGGGAACTTGGCTAGTTGATACaagatctttcctttttcctaataTAATCACTTAGCTTTACAAATTTCCTTCTCAGTAATGCTTTACCTGAATCCTACAGAtcttgatatgttgtattttcattttcattcagttctatgtacttttttttataaactttgaGACTTAATCTTTGACCTATGGAATACTTagaagtattatttaattttcaagcGTTTGGAGACTTTCCTGCTATATTTATATAATCGACTTCTACTTtattccactgtggtcagagaacatactctgcATGATTGCAATTCTGATGAATTtgttaaagtttgttttatggcccatgATATGTTTAGTCTTGGTGAATCGTGCCTGAAAAAAATACGAATTCCCTGTTGGTGGGTGAAAGGTTTCATCTATTGTTGGCTGACTGTGTTGTCGAgttcttctatattctttttgATTCTCTGTCCAGTGATTCATTTGTTACTTAGGAAGCGGTAAAGTCCTCCACTATAATTGTGAAtgtgctttttctcctttcagtttgaTTCGTTTTTGCTTCTTGCCTTGTCAGGCTCTGTCATTGGGTGTATACACATTTAAGATCACATTTTCCTGGTGGATTGATCTCTTACCATTTTGAAATGTACCTCTTGATTCTAGTAATTTTACTTGCCgtgaagtctactttatctgatattaatataactacttctgatttttaaaaattactgtgtgCATGTGCATCAGCTTCCTAAAGCTATTGTAATTAAGTATCAAAATGAgggcttaaaacaaaaataatttattctcttacagctTTGGAAGCTAAaggtccaaaatcaagatgtcagtagGGCCATGCTGCCTCCAAAGGTTCTAGAACAATCCTTGTTTACCTCTCCCAAGTCTCTAGTGGCTCCTGGCAATCTTGGGCCTCTTGTGGCTTATAGCTGCATCATTCTGGCCTTCTTTGGCTTGTAGCCGCCTCCAatttcacatggccttcttccctgTGAGTCTCTCTATGTTCTgacctcttcttgtaaggacagcTAGACATTGGAGTTAAGGCCCAACCCAccccagtatgacttcatcttaactaattatatttgcaaagaccctatttccaaataagttcacattttGAGTTTCCCAGTAGACATAACTTTTttatgggggcaggggggcactATTCAAACCATTATAATatggtatatttttttctcttttcaatttcaaCCTACTTATGCCACTGGGTTTGAAgtattattgtttaatttccaattgTAGAcagcaaaatggcaaaatgtgGTTGGTGTTTTGTTATCAATTTGGCCAATCTCCCTCCTTTACTGTATTCTGTTTCTCCTCCCTTTTGAGATGCTAATGCTAGGAATGTTGAACCTTTTATTATCCCAAAGATCCCtgaggcttttttccccccagtctgTTTTCTATTactctatcttcaagttcactgccTTTCCTCTGTCACAGTCATCCTGCTCATGAGTCTCTccagtttgttttgtatttcagttattgtatttttcagttctgtcattttcatttggttccttTTACATATTGTATTTCTTTGCTAAGACTTCATTTTATCCAGTTGTTTTCAAAGGTATGTGTAATTGCTTGGTacatttttatgatggctgctttaaaatccttgtcaaaTAATTCTAACATCTAAACCATCTCCATTTCAAAGTCTATTTCAGAGACTTTTCTCATTCCAGTTGTGTTTTTCCTGCTTCTTGGTACAATGAGTGATTTTCAGCTGTATTCTGATATTTTAGCTTTATGTTAGGAGACCCTGGTTCCATCTAAACCTTCTATTTTAGCATACAGCCACCCTGTTTGGGTTGAGGCTctgatttacatatatttgctGTGGTTCCCATGACAATTTAGTTTTCAGAATCTTTGTGGTGCTAACTTGAAATGCTCAGTTCACCAGATGCCCCTGGGATGCCCACTGGCCCCTGCTGTATCACCCAAGGGGTGGAGGACAATTCTCTTGGCCAATTGTCAGTGGGActcctgttttcttccccctGCTAGTTCTGCCAGGCCAGCTGGTGTCTAGATGAGAGACGGGGTTCTCTGGCCACAGGACAGAGAGCTCTTCCCTGGGACAGGCCATGCCCCCTGCAAGTGCCTCCAGGCTGCCAGGTTTCTTTGGTAGGAGAAGGGAGTCTCTGGCCTGTGGTGATAGAGAGCTCTTCATACTGGGCCACTTATAAATTGAGTTTTAAAGATAATTACGATCCAAAAATTGTTAAGTAAAAGCATTGAAGGTTTTACCAGGCTCAtgaatttctacaaaaatattgCTTCAAGTGAGATTTCATTAAGACTGACAGCGAAACACAGGGAGAGGCATACTCCACAGCAATCATACCAGATAGCTTATGGAAAAATGAGTACTCACTTGAATAAGCTTGtcaattattttcaaatcacTTATTACATCCTGCCAGTTTGCCTCTGTTTTGGGAAGACCTGCACTGATACAGCTGAAAGCAAAACCAAAGAGCAAAACATTTTGAATAAGCATAATACTGGCTTGATGAATACATAGGCAAAAGAGCAATCAAGATTTTCTTATTCCGATCAGCGAAAAGATAAGTGTTATCCTTGCCTTTGTGCATTCAACAGCTTTGTAGATGAATATAAACGCAGAATATACAGTACAACCCCTTGACACTTTAGACTAATTTAAGGGCTGACCAACTGGGATTAGAGAAAAACCTAATTTGGGAGGATAACTATAAATAACCTGGTGCGATTTATCACAATGGAAAACACACAGCACGTAATGTGTGgtagtgctcagtaaatgtttttgaataaacTGCTGATATTCTTTAAGTAGCAGATCCATCAGACTTTTAAGTCTATTAAATTGGtgcaattctttatatatatatatatatatatatatatatatatatatatacacacacacacacacacatatatatatatacatatatatattttttaattttttttaacatttatttatttttgaggcagagagacagagcatgaacaggggagggtcagagagagagggagacacagaatctgaaacaggctccaggctgtgagctgtcagcatagagcccgatgcggggctcgaaatcacagaccgtgagatcatgacctgagccgaagttggacgcttaactgactgagccacacaggcgcccctatatattttttaatgtttatttattactgagagagagagacacagggcacgagtgtagggaggggcagagaaagagagagacacagaatctgaagcaggctccaggctctgaactatcagcacagagcctgacactgggcttaaactcacaaaccaccagatcatgacctaagcccaagtcagacgtttaatggactgagccacccaggtgccccaggtgtgaTTCTTAAAATAAGCAATAATCACTTTCATGGAATGACTCTGATAGTAAATATTCTTTACTATAGATTCAACATGCACCTTGCACATTGCTCAGGCTACGACTATGCTTGCCCTAGCTTTCTTCATAAATATTACAGACTTGAGCCAAATCCAGTCTTGAATGATCATATACTTACTCATTTTGGTAACACTCAAATTTAACATCAGGACAAAAGACTCATCATACACTGACCAAGTGACTGTGGAATGATTCTTCAAACTTCAGGAACCAATAGCTGCTCCCTGATGGATCTTGTACAGAAGCAAGATAGCCAATACTAATTTTTCCTGTGAGCAAAGATGCACTACACACATCCACAGCTCCCCACACCAGGAGGGCATCAGTAAGGGAAAGTGAGCTGGGAGTCATACTACATAACTACAGGTTGGGTACTTTGGGCCAACTGTGTACAGAGTGTTAGCTACAtctaagaaagaagaagaaagttaatAAAGCACAGAAATGTCTGAATGTTTatgaagaggaaaagcaaaaggcctaaataaagaaatgtttccaaTTGAGGGAGGATAAGGTTCAAAGGACAGGAGACTTCAGTGCCAGGGATAGATAACAGAGTAACACGAACAAGCCCTCAGTATCTATTTTTTATGTTGTGAAAATCATGTAAGATGTGAATGAGGAATGTACTTCCAAGTTTAGGTAAATGTTAAGAGATCCAGTTTATTGGAAGGGTATAACACTTAGCTGGGATATTAGCAGAATGTAGAAATGTTCAAGTGGGTGTTAACCAAACTTCCTCTGAGTGTTCATAATCTGCCCTCTATTGTTCCCAAATACTTAGAGCCTAAGGATTTAAGCAAACTGGACATAAACCAGTTTAATAGAGAATATGCTGAGTAACAATGATCATGGCCATTAACATGATGATATTTAGGCTGAAAGATACAATTACCTCAAAATGAAGACAGGAATGCAAGCTTCAGTTAAAAAATGGCTGTTCAGAAGTAAACACAAGTAGCACTGGATGGAAGTACTTCTCAAATATGGTTTCTGAAAAACAGAATCATATGCAAAGCAGTTAAAACATGTTTAGTTAAAAAatgata is drawn from Panthera leo isolate Ple1 chromosome B1, P.leo_Ple1_pat1.1, whole genome shotgun sequence and contains these coding sequences:
- the IL15 gene encoding interleukin-15 isoform X1, whose translation is MRISKPYLRSTSIQCYLCLLLNSHFLTEACIPVFILSCISAGLPKTEANWQDVISDLKIIDKLIQSLHIDATLYTESDVHPNCKVTAMKCFLLELHVISLESKNETIHQTVENIIILANSGLSSNRNITETGCKECEELEEKNIKEFLQSFVHIVQMFINS
- the IL15 gene encoding interleukin-15 isoform X2; translation: MEKPYLRSTSIQCYLCLLLNSHFLTEACIPVFILSCISAGLPKTEANWQDVISDLKIIDKLIQSLHIDATLYTESDVHPNCKVTAMKCFLLELHVISLESKNETIHQTVENIIILANSGLSSNRNITETGCKECEELEEKNIKEFLQSFVHIVQMFINS